The genomic window TAATGGAAGGATTTTGCTAATATCTTTAATAACAGTATAATTCGCAAACAGATTGCCTCCGTATATGCAGGTTTCTAAATGATCGTATGAATCATGGTAATATTCATATTTAACCCCAACTCCTGCCGATAGTCTCGGTGTAAGCCGGTATCCGACCAATGGTGATATATCGATGTCGGTTACGGTGCCAAGTTGCAATCCGAGATTACCTCCCCAAAACAACCGCTGCCATGGTGTCGGTTTTTCTCCTGATTGAGAAAAGGCCGAAGGCATCAAAATGAAAAGAAAAATTATCAAAACAATTTTGTCTCTACGCAATTTCATATCTTTATGATTTAAATGAACAAAAGCCAATCATAAGGCTATATAATTTACAAATATACATAATTATAACTTTGTATCTGATAAGCGGGAAATAGACGGAAATATTATGTTCATTTATAAATAATGTTCCCGGAATTTTAAAATTTGATCAAATGAATATTGTCATTACCGGAGCAGGGAAAGGCCTGGGTCTTGAAATCACAAAACAGTTTTTTGAAGAAAAAGGCCACACTATACTGGCTGTTTCCAGGCATATAGAACAGTTGTGCCAGTTAAAAGAAGACAAAAACATGATGGGGCATTCCGAATTACAGCCCATGGCTTTTGACCTGGAAAACATTCTGAAAACTGATTCCGGTTTAACAACAAGAATTGTTTCTAAATTGAAACATATTGATATTCTGATCAATAATGCCGGTTTATTGATCAAAAAAGATTTTGAACAATTTACCGATGATGAAATCTATAAAATATTTTCGGTCAACTTTTTTTCCGCATCCAGGTTAACAGCCGGCTTAATACCTTATATGGGGAAAATCAGCCGCTCACATGTGATTAATATCAGCAGCATGGGCGGATTTCAGGGAAGTGCAAAATTCAAAGGCCTTTCAATCTACAGTGCCTCTAAGGCTGCACTTGCTGTGCTTACCGAATGCCTGGCCGAAGAATATAAAGATAAAAACATATCCTTCAACAGCCTTGCATTAGGCTCTGTCAAAACAGAAATGTTTGCTGCAGCCTTTCCCGGGTATAATGCCCAGGTAAGTGCAAAAGAAATGGCTGCATTCATTGCAGGTTTTGCAGCCAATGGAAATAAATACTTCAATGGAAAGATAATTCCTGTCTCACTTTCAACACCTTAAAGAAGGTTATTTCATGTAATTTGATGGATCAAGGGCTTTAACGGTCCAAT from Bacteroidota bacterium includes these protein-coding regions:
- a CDS encoding SDR family NAD(P)-dependent oxidoreductase — translated: MNIVITGAGKGLGLEITKQFFEEKGHTILAVSRHIEQLCQLKEDKNMMGHSELQPMAFDLENILKTDSGLTTRIVSKLKHIDILINNAGLLIKKDFEQFTDDEIYKIFSVNFFSASRLTAGLIPYMGKISRSHVINISSMGGFQGSAKFKGLSIYSASKAALAVLTECLAEEYKDKNISFNSLALGSVKTEMFAAAFPGYNAQVSAKEMAAFIAGFAANGNKYFNGKIIPVSLSTP